Proteins from a genomic interval of Medicago truncatula cultivar Jemalong A17 chromosome 3, MtrunA17r5.0-ANR, whole genome shotgun sequence:
- the LOC120579550 gene encoding uncharacterized protein, whose product MVFVGNGRFEISLEDRVGDKIQSPIFNPPMNFVIDRSWLPFQMMDAVPTAYVHSDISFLYSYEKKLSATELDSGWMVLAFFGFCKLTLCKGTTSINLVDECGNKWMCTVVYGTRPYKHFKIGGGWKRMVDARGLGIGCIVKLGAPADGSNQKLYFKVIRH is encoded by the exons ATGGTATTTGTTGGAAATGGCAGGTTTGAGATAAGCTTGGAGGATAGGGTTGGGGACAAGATACAAAGTCCCATATTTAATCCACCAATGAACTTCGTTATTGATCGTTCATGGCTGCCTTTCCAAATGATGGATGCTGTTCCAACTGCTTATGTGCATTCTGATATTAGCTTCCTATATTCATATGAGAAGAAGTTGTCTGCTACTGAGTTGGATTCTGGCTGGATG gTTCTTGCTTTTTTCGGGTTTTGCAAGCTGACTTTGTGCAAGGGTACTACTTCAATCAATTTGGTGGACGAGTGTGGGAACAAATGGATGTGCACGGTGGTTTACGGTACCAGGCCTTATAAACACTTTAAGATAGGTGGTGGATGGAAGCGGATGGTGGATGCACGCGGACTTGGTATAGGCTGCATTGTTAAGCTTGGTGCACCTGCTGATGGGAGCAACcagaaattatattttaaggtTATTCGTCATTAG